Proteins found in one Alicyclobacillus cycloheptanicus genomic segment:
- a CDS encoding amino acid permease, with protein sequence MARGSAEQLKRDEELLRKLGYRQDLARAMSGFSNFAISFTIISVLSGCLTLFAFGLTSAGTTAASIGWPIVAVCVMTVALSMAEIASAYPTAGGLYYWASKLGGPAWGWFTAWFNLIGEVAVTAGILYGLAIFVDALINQFAPGFPASGHAGAVATLVIYAIILLAGAFLNFSGVNVVSMLNSISAWWHVVGVIVIVAALLFFAPIHPHPWHFAYTSGESRSGFPNWYGFLIGLLLAQYTFTGYDASAHVSEETVGADKSAPRGIILSVAVSAIAGYVLLMGFVVSMPDISHTLGSTNPVLYILTTRLGRSVGTALFLVALVAEFFCGTASITANSRMIYAFARDRGIPGWRRWSKINKAKHVPANAIWLAITCAFILALPALFSTVIYAAVTSIATVGLYVAYVIPTFLRRIHPERLPEGAFKLGRWGNFIGWFAVVWVVFICILFMLPTTGPITISNFNFTPVVLLIVFACLIPWWFVSVRHWFRGPIRDVDEAPVAAVNEGSVPFGEQLGLDE encoded by the coding sequence ATGGCACGAGGCTCGGCAGAACAGCTGAAGCGTGACGAAGAGTTGCTGCGCAAGCTTGGGTATCGCCAGGACTTGGCGCGGGCAATGAGTGGTTTTTCCAACTTCGCGATTTCCTTTACCATCATCAGTGTGCTTTCTGGCTGTTTGACGTTGTTCGCGTTCGGTCTGACCTCTGCGGGGACGACGGCGGCTTCGATTGGCTGGCCCATTGTCGCCGTGTGCGTGATGACGGTGGCGCTGTCAATGGCGGAGATCGCCTCCGCCTATCCTACAGCGGGCGGCCTCTACTACTGGGCCAGCAAGCTCGGCGGGCCGGCCTGGGGTTGGTTTACAGCGTGGTTTAACCTCATCGGCGAAGTGGCCGTCACCGCCGGAATTTTGTATGGCTTGGCGATTTTTGTGGATGCGCTCATCAATCAATTTGCACCTGGCTTCCCGGCATCCGGACATGCCGGTGCTGTTGCAACCCTCGTCATCTACGCCATCATCTTGCTCGCGGGCGCGTTTCTCAACTTCTCTGGCGTCAACGTTGTGTCCATGCTGAATTCCATCAGTGCATGGTGGCATGTCGTTGGGGTCATCGTCATCGTCGCAGCCCTTTTGTTCTTTGCGCCAATACACCCTCATCCATGGCACTTTGCGTACACCTCCGGCGAATCGAGGAGCGGGTTCCCAAACTGGTACGGCTTCCTCATCGGCCTCTTGCTCGCGCAGTACACGTTCACGGGTTATGATGCGTCGGCGCACGTCTCGGAAGAAACGGTCGGCGCGGACAAAAGTGCGCCGCGCGGTATCATCCTCTCTGTTGCCGTATCGGCCATCGCGGGGTACGTGCTGCTCATGGGCTTTGTCGTTTCGATGCCCGACATCTCGCACACGCTGGGGTCCACCAATCCAGTTCTGTATATCCTCACAACACGGCTTGGACGATCTGTTGGCACGGCACTCTTTCTCGTCGCGCTCGTCGCGGAGTTCTTCTGTGGCACAGCCTCCATCACGGCGAATTCGCGCATGATTTACGCCTTTGCACGGGACCGGGGCATCCCCGGTTGGCGCAGGTGGAGCAAAATCAACAAGGCAAAGCACGTTCCGGCCAACGCCATCTGGCTCGCCATCACCTGCGCATTCATTCTGGCGCTGCCAGCACTATTCAGCACGGTGATTTACGCGGCTGTGACCTCCATCGCGACCGTTGGGCTGTACGTAGCGTACGTGATCCCGACGTTTCTGCGCCGCATCCATCCCGAGCGCTTGCCGGAGGGAGCGTTCAAGCTCGGTCGATGGGGCAATTTCATCGGCTGGTTTGCGGTGGTCTGGGTGGTGTTTATCTGCATTCTGTTCATGTTGCCGACGACAGGTCCCATTACGATCTCGAATTTCAACTTTACCCCGGTCGTGTTGCTGATTGTGTTCGCCTGTCTGATTCCGTGGTGGTTTGTGAGCGTGCGCCACTGGTTTCGCGGTCCCATTCGTGACGTCGACGAAGCACCTGTGGCGGCCGTGAACGAAGGCAGCGTGCCATTTGGCGAGCAACTCGGACTGGATGAATAG
- a CDS encoding DUF1641 domain-containing protein codes for MAQPITKIVQPADFEAKQEALQVSELRKELAANQAVLAEGLHLLRAMHERGLLELLAALFEQGDKVMERLVDLLSKPGAANGLKVMIAVADSLGSYDAEAVKKLLNGVSRGLEAASSVPAPQKSVGVFDLLKHMQDPDVSAAIHAGFAFLKGVGQSLRSGGAV; via the coding sequence ATGGCTCAACCGATCACAAAAATCGTTCAACCTGCGGACTTTGAGGCGAAGCAAGAGGCTTTGCAGGTGTCTGAGTTGAGGAAGGAACTTGCGGCGAACCAAGCAGTGCTTGCCGAAGGGTTGCATCTCTTACGCGCCATGCACGAGCGCGGGCTTCTGGAACTATTGGCAGCACTCTTCGAGCAAGGGGACAAAGTTATGGAACGCCTGGTGGACCTGCTCAGCAAGCCGGGTGCCGCCAATGGACTGAAAGTGATGATTGCAGTGGCTGACAGTTTGGGGTCCTACGATGCGGAGGCAGTGAAGAAGCTGTTGAACGGCGTCTCTCGTGGACTCGAAGCAGCCAGTTCAGTACCAGCCCCGCAGAAATCTGTCGGTGTATTCGACCTCCTGAAGCACATGCAGGACCCTGACGTCAGTGCGGCGATCCACGCCGGGTTTGCGTTTCTGAAGGGTGTCGGTCAATCGCTGCGATCGGGCGGAGCGGTCTAG
- the fdhF gene encoding formate dehydrogenase subunit alpha, which translates to MSDGWVHIEIDGHSVTVEPGTCALDAILGTGQAHPHVCYHPALGPIETCDTCIAEINGKLTRACSTPVEEGMVIRTKSVAARFARKEAMDRILRNHELYCTVCDNNNGNCTIHNTAMQMEIEHQSYPFEPKPYEKDMSNPFYRYDPDQCILCGRCVEACQNLQVSEVLSIDWDRDHPRVIWDNDVPINESSCVSCGHCVTVCPCNALMEKSMLGEAGFLTGIEPGTLGKMIDLTKEVEPGYSQIFAISEIESELRESRIKKTKTVCTYCGVGCSFDIWTKDRKVLKVEPSMDAPANQISTCVKGKFGWDFVNSNERILEPLIRRGDAFYPVSWEEALDYTAKRLAEIRDRDGADAVAFISSSKTTNEENYLMQKLARAVFHTNNIDNCSRYCQSPATEALRRTYGYGGDTGSIKDLEMADLVIIVGANPAEAHPVLSTRIRRAQKKRGQKLIVADLRKNIMAERADLFLHPRQGTDLVWLSGVTKYIIDQGWHNQEFLQNKVQNFDEYVASLEKYTLAYTSEVTGLSQETLIQTAKMIADAKSVCVCWAMGVTQHLGGSDTSTAICNLLTVTGNVGRPGTGAYPLRGHNNVQGAGDFGCAPNFYPGYQSVSDPAVRAKFEQAWGVSLPTTPGLNNHQMVDAIHEGKLKAMYLVGEDMAIVDSNANYVQSAFEKLEFFVVQDMFFSKTAQFADVIFPASPSLEKEGTFTNTERRIQRLYQALPPLGASKPDWQIITEVANRLGANWKYTSPKEIFEEACGLTELMKGATYERLEGYKSLQWPVWEDGTDSPHLYLDGFPLEGGKARLWPVDWTPPLTLPEAYDLQLNNGRLLEHFHEGNMTQRVAGIQKKVPHTFIEISPELAKQRGIEDGALVRVSSPYGSVRMRATVTDRVQGNEVYIPLLSTKDEEAVNLLTSSDHDTYTFTPAYKEMRVKIEVLEFTGKSPIVKGNFRLGHPNPQPGVNVEKKWARSDYQPLVEQAK; encoded by the coding sequence ATGTCTGACGGATGGGTACACATTGAAATTGACGGGCATTCGGTCACGGTCGAACCCGGAACCTGCGCGCTTGATGCCATTCTTGGGACGGGACAGGCGCACCCGCATGTTTGCTATCATCCTGCGCTCGGTCCGATTGAGACCTGCGACACGTGTATTGCTGAAATCAACGGCAAACTGACGCGTGCCTGCTCGACACCCGTGGAAGAAGGCATGGTCATTCGGACGAAGTCCGTGGCTGCGCGTTTTGCGCGCAAGGAAGCCATGGATCGGATTTTGCGGAACCACGAGCTGTACTGCACGGTCTGTGACAACAACAATGGCAATTGCACCATCCACAATACGGCCATGCAGATGGAAATTGAACACCAGTCCTACCCGTTTGAGCCCAAACCCTATGAAAAGGATATGTCCAATCCATTCTACCGGTACGACCCCGACCAATGTATTTTGTGCGGTCGCTGTGTGGAGGCCTGTCAAAACCTGCAGGTCAGTGAGGTCCTCTCGATTGATTGGGATCGCGACCATCCCCGCGTGATTTGGGACAACGACGTGCCTATCAACGAATCGTCCTGCGTGTCCTGTGGTCACTGCGTGACGGTGTGTCCCTGCAACGCGTTGATGGAAAAGTCGATGCTCGGCGAGGCAGGCTTTTTAACGGGGATTGAGCCGGGTACGCTCGGCAAAATGATTGACCTGACCAAAGAGGTGGAGCCTGGGTACTCGCAAATCTTTGCGATCTCGGAAATTGAATCGGAATTGCGCGAGTCCCGCATCAAAAAGACCAAGACGGTGTGCACGTACTGCGGTGTGGGGTGCAGCTTTGACATTTGGACCAAGGACCGCAAAGTCCTGAAGGTGGAGCCTTCTATGGATGCCCCGGCCAATCAGATTTCAACGTGCGTCAAAGGCAAGTTTGGCTGGGATTTTGTCAACAGCAACGAACGTATCCTTGAACCTCTGATTCGCCGCGGAGACGCCTTTTATCCTGTGAGTTGGGAAGAAGCGCTCGATTACACGGCGAAGCGGCTGGCAGAAATTCGCGACCGCGATGGCGCCGACGCGGTCGCCTTCATCTCTTCATCGAAGACGACCAATGAAGAGAACTACCTGATGCAGAAGCTGGCGCGCGCCGTCTTTCACACGAACAACATCGACAACTGCTCCCGGTACTGTCAGTCGCCGGCGACCGAGGCCCTGCGCAGGACCTACGGCTACGGCGGCGACACGGGCTCCATCAAGGATTTGGAGATGGCCGACTTGGTCATCATCGTGGGTGCCAACCCAGCGGAGGCGCATCCGGTCCTCTCCACGCGCATTCGACGGGCGCAGAAGAAGCGCGGCCAGAAGTTGATTGTCGCCGACCTCCGGAAAAATATCATGGCAGAGCGGGCTGATTTGTTCCTGCATCCGCGTCAAGGTACAGACCTGGTTTGGCTCTCCGGCGTGACGAAATACATCATCGACCAGGGATGGCACAATCAAGAATTTCTGCAGAACAAAGTGCAGAACTTCGACGAGTATGTGGCATCCCTCGAAAAGTACACGCTGGCGTATACGTCGGAAGTGACGGGGCTGTCACAGGAGACGTTGATTCAAACCGCAAAGATGATTGCAGATGCCAAATCGGTGTGCGTGTGCTGGGCCATGGGCGTAACGCAGCACCTGGGCGGGTCCGATACCAGCACCGCGATCTGCAACCTGCTTACCGTCACGGGGAATGTGGGGCGCCCTGGCACCGGTGCGTATCCGCTGCGCGGACACAACAACGTGCAGGGGGCGGGGGATTTCGGGTGTGCGCCAAACTTCTATCCGGGCTATCAATCCGTCAGCGATCCCGCCGTCCGCGCGAAATTTGAACAGGCGTGGGGCGTGTCGCTGCCGACCACACCGGGCTTGAACAATCATCAGATGGTGGATGCGATTCACGAGGGCAAGCTGAAAGCCATGTACCTGGTTGGCGAAGACATGGCCATTGTTGATTCCAATGCCAACTATGTCCAGTCTGCGTTCGAGAAGCTGGAGTTTTTCGTGGTCCAGGACATGTTCTTCAGCAAGACAGCCCAGTTTGCGGACGTGATTTTCCCGGCGAGTCCGAGCCTCGAAAAGGAAGGTACATTCACCAATACCGAACGTCGCATTCAGCGTCTGTATCAGGCACTGCCGCCGCTTGGCGCTTCCAAACCGGATTGGCAAATCATCACGGAGGTCGCCAACCGCCTGGGCGCAAACTGGAAGTATACGTCGCCCAAGGAGATTTTTGAAGAGGCTTGTGGGTTGACTGAACTCATGAAAGGGGCGACCTACGAACGACTGGAGGGCTACAAGAGTTTGCAGTGGCCCGTCTGGGAGGACGGAACGGACAGCCCGCATTTGTATCTCGATGGCTTCCCGCTGGAAGGCGGAAAGGCCCGTCTGTGGCCCGTGGATTGGACACCACCGTTAACGCTGCCGGAAGCGTACGACCTGCAGCTGAACAACGGCCGATTGCTGGAACACTTCCACGAGGGGAACATGACGCAGCGGGTCGCTGGCATTCAGAAGAAAGTGCCGCACACGTTTATCGAGATCTCGCCAGAACTCGCCAAACAGCGCGGCATTGAGGACGGCGCTTTGGTTCGGGTCAGCTCGCCGTACGGCAGTGTCAGGATGCGGGCGACGGTCACTGACCGCGTGCAGGGGAATGAGGTTTACATCCCTCTTTTGTCTACCAAAGACGAAGAGGCGGTCAATCTCCTGACCAGCAGTGACCACGACACCTACACATTTACGCCGGCCTACAAGGAAATGCGGGTGAAAATCGAGGTGCTTGAGTTCACCGGCAAGTCGCCGATTGTAAAAGGAAACTTCCGCCTTGGCCATCCGAACCCGCAACCCGGCGTGAACGTTGAAAAGAAATGGGCGCGCAGCGACTACCAGCCCTTGGTGGAACAGGCCAAGTAG
- a CDS encoding DUF2294 domain-containing protein — MRKEQAFNDIVRRVRKDYFGKGPERVHTVFVDNMAVSILHGNLTPVEKFISHTPEGAEMVRAARTKLIQDVYREHVPDGMEELVGSKLLYLFSDFKVEDDMGVSVFIFEDPIDGRG; from the coding sequence ATGCGCAAGGAGCAGGCGTTCAACGATATCGTTCGCCGTGTGCGAAAAGACTATTTTGGCAAAGGACCGGAGCGCGTTCATACGGTGTTTGTGGATAACATGGCCGTCTCGATTTTGCATGGAAACCTGACGCCCGTGGAGAAATTCATCAGTCACACACCGGAAGGGGCCGAGATGGTTCGGGCTGCACGGACCAAGCTGATTCAAGATGTGTACCGCGAGCACGTACCGGATGGCATGGAAGAACTGGTGGGTTCCAAGCTGCTCTACCTATTTTCCGACTTTAAAGTCGAGGACGACATGGGCGTCTCGGTATTCATTTTTGAAGATCCGATTGACGGGCGAGGGTAA
- a CDS encoding HoxN/HupN/NixA family nickel/cobalt transporter yields MTRQRWWPYVIPVCCLHMIGIALLTVSVRQHPTLLGMAFLAYTFGLRHAFDVDHIAAIDNTVRKLTHEQKHPMGVGFYFSLGHSTVVAGLTMVTAMSVHFLKERMPQIETVGSVMGPTVSGTFLLVIGCINLVVLAQILRTFMRMRGREEVHTDLESWLSMRGFMARLTKPLLRIVNKSWHAYPIGFLFGLGFDTATEIALLGISAVAAKNALPFTGVLSLPILFAAGMSLLDTADGIFMSTAYDWAFATPLRKVYYNLSVTGLGVLAAVFVGLVELAQVLVPALGLRGQLWNWIVQVNFGRLGYLLVALFVAVWVLSFGLWKFFHIEEHWQGSAGS; encoded by the coding sequence GTGACTCGACAACGGTGGTGGCCGTACGTCATACCTGTATGCTGCCTGCACATGATTGGGATCGCGCTGCTCACAGTTTCGGTCCGACAACATCCCACCCTGTTGGGAATGGCCTTTCTGGCATACACCTTTGGCTTGCGACATGCTTTCGACGTTGACCACATCGCGGCGATTGACAATACCGTTCGAAAATTGACCCATGAACAGAAGCACCCGATGGGGGTTGGTTTTTACTTTTCATTGGGTCACTCCACGGTGGTTGCCGGACTGACGATGGTCACAGCAATGTCCGTCCACTTCCTGAAAGAACGGATGCCTCAGATTGAAACCGTTGGGTCCGTCATGGGTCCTACGGTTTCGGGGACATTTCTGCTTGTCATTGGGTGTATCAATCTGGTCGTCCTCGCACAGATTTTGCGGACGTTCATGCGCATGCGCGGACGCGAGGAGGTACACACAGACCTGGAATCCTGGTTGTCCATGAGAGGATTCATGGCGCGTCTGACCAAACCGCTTCTGCGGATAGTGAACAAGAGTTGGCACGCGTACCCCATCGGATTTTTATTCGGGTTAGGTTTTGACACAGCGACCGAAATCGCTTTACTGGGGATCTCCGCCGTGGCAGCGAAGAACGCTTTACCCTTTACGGGTGTCCTGTCGCTGCCGATTTTGTTTGCGGCCGGCATGAGTTTGCTGGACACCGCCGATGGAATCTTCATGAGCACGGCATATGACTGGGCATTTGCCACCCCTTTGCGAAAAGTCTATTACAACTTGTCCGTCACGGGGCTTGGCGTATTGGCCGCGGTGTTCGTCGGACTGGTCGAATTGGCACAAGTGCTGGTTCCCGCATTGGGGCTGCGTGGACAGCTTTGGAATTGGATTGTACAGGTGAATTTCGGACGACTCGGCTACTTGCTGGTCGCGTTGTTCGTGGCCGTATGGGTTCTGTCATTCGGGTTATGGAAATTTTTTCACATTGAAGAGCACTGGCAAGGGTCTGCCGGAAGTTAA
- a CDS encoding FAD-binding oxidoreductase, which translates to MGIADDLRALLSSEQVSTNRSVLEQHSRDESYHTPVLPDVVVYPRSTEDVVQVVRYASVRGIPVVPFGVGSGLEGHVVPVKRGISLDMMQMQRILEIRPKDFLVRVQPGVTRKRLNDQLRRYGLFFSVDPGADASLGGMTATNASGTTAVRYGTMKDNVRALTVVLASGEVIRTGSFAAKSSSGYNLTPLFVGSEGTLGIFTEITLRLFGIPEATVAGRAEFADIQHCGNAAVALITAGIPITRVELVDAPFIEAVNAFKQTHYAEVPTLFLEFSGSRESVEADSRMAQEILSDEGCRDLQFESDEHARNQLWEARHSSAYAFQHQHPGCGLLSTDVCVPLSELPGAITNAKRLIDEMKIPGAIVGHVGDGNFHVSVAVDPADADALRRIEQFNEQLVFHALRVGGTCTGEHGVGLGKRKYQEAEHGSSIQMMRGIKEFLDPGHILNPGKLIDEG; encoded by the coding sequence ATGGGGATTGCCGATGACTTGCGAGCACTGCTCTCATCCGAGCAGGTTTCGACAAACCGCAGCGTGCTTGAACAGCACAGCAGGGATGAATCCTATCACACACCGGTGTTACCTGACGTCGTGGTCTACCCTCGTTCCACAGAGGACGTGGTGCAGGTTGTCCGGTACGCCAGCGTCCGCGGAATTCCAGTGGTCCCGTTCGGGGTTGGGAGTGGGCTTGAAGGCCACGTCGTTCCAGTCAAGCGCGGTATTTCCCTGGACATGATGCAAATGCAGCGCATCCTGGAAATCCGGCCCAAGGACTTCCTTGTGCGGGTGCAGCCGGGCGTGACGAGGAAGCGCTTGAATGACCAATTAAGACGATACGGTTTGTTCTTTTCGGTCGATCCCGGTGCGGACGCGTCACTCGGCGGCATGACGGCAACCAATGCGAGTGGGACGACTGCGGTTCGGTACGGGACCATGAAAGACAACGTGCGGGCGCTGACGGTTGTTCTGGCAAGCGGTGAAGTCATACGGACGGGATCGTTTGCGGCCAAATCCTCGTCCGGGTACAATCTCACGCCGCTGTTTGTGGGGTCGGAAGGGACACTCGGCATTTTCACGGAAATCACCCTGCGGCTGTTTGGCATCCCTGAGGCGACCGTGGCAGGCCGCGCCGAGTTTGCGGACATACAGCACTGTGGCAACGCGGCCGTCGCGCTCATCACGGCCGGGATCCCCATCACGCGGGTGGAGTTGGTCGACGCGCCGTTTATTGAGGCCGTGAATGCGTTCAAGCAAACGCATTACGCCGAGGTGCCTACACTGTTTCTCGAGTTTTCTGGCAGTCGCGAGAGCGTAGAAGCGGATTCCAGAATGGCGCAGGAGATTCTATCGGACGAAGGCTGCAGGGACCTGCAGTTCGAGTCTGATGAGCACGCTCGCAATCAACTGTGGGAAGCGCGCCACTCAAGTGCATATGCTTTTCAGCACCAGCATCCTGGGTGTGGACTTTTGTCCACCGACGTCTGCGTGCCGCTCTCCGAACTGCCTGGAGCCATTACCAACGCAAAGCGGCTGATTGACGAGATGAAGATCCCCGGTGCAATTGTCGGCCATGTCGGAGATGGAAATTTCCATGTTTCCGTCGCAGTCGATCCAGCCGATGCAGACGCCTTGCGGCGCATTGAACAGTTCAATGAACAGCTCGTTTTCCACGCACTCCGTGTGGGCGGAACGTGCACAGGAGAACACGGGGTCGGACTGGGGAAGAGAAAGTATCAGGAAGCAGAGCATGGTTCGTCCATCCAGATGATGCGGGGCATCAAGGAATTCCTTGACCCCGGACACATTCTCAATCCGGGTAAGCTCATTGATGAAGGGTAA
- the kdgD gene encoding 5-dehydro-4-deoxyglucarate dehydratase has protein sequence MMSTSKVPSGILGFPVTPFTQRGKVDVHALEANVEFLVRSGLSAVFVCCGSGEFQSLSLEECMDIIDTAVGATKGRVPVYVGVGGNLSMALRQLHAAEAAGVDGCLIFPPYLIHGEQEGLYEYVKTIASSSDLNTIIYQRDSAIFTVETVQRLAEIPQVVGLKDGHGNMELNIELVQTLGDRLAWCNGMPFAEVTMPAYAAVGFRTYSSAISNYIPHISRMFFTALENQDREQLHALYQVALMPINQIRKLRKGYAVSLIKAGMEIMGLPTGSMVRPPLVPVEPAHYHMLERVLESVLQAFPVP, from the coding sequence GTGATGTCCACATCGAAAGTTCCTTCAGGCATTCTAGGTTTCCCTGTGACGCCCTTCACGCAGCGCGGGAAAGTGGATGTGCACGCGTTGGAGGCAAATGTGGAATTCCTGGTTCGGTCTGGTCTATCCGCCGTTTTTGTTTGTTGTGGGTCAGGAGAGTTCCAGTCTCTAAGTCTGGAAGAGTGCATGGACATCATAGACACTGCAGTCGGTGCGACAAAAGGGAGGGTGCCGGTCTACGTCGGTGTGGGCGGCAATCTGTCGATGGCATTGCGCCAACTGCACGCCGCGGAAGCCGCCGGGGTGGATGGGTGCTTGATTTTCCCGCCTTACTTGATACACGGCGAGCAGGAAGGTCTGTATGAGTACGTCAAAACAATTGCTTCGAGTTCCGACCTGAATACAATCATCTACCAGCGGGACTCAGCTATCTTCACGGTGGAGACGGTGCAAAGGCTGGCGGAGATTCCACAGGTTGTGGGATTGAAAGACGGCCATGGAAACATGGAGCTGAACATTGAACTCGTTCAGACCCTCGGAGACCGGCTCGCTTGGTGCAACGGAATGCCGTTCGCCGAGGTGACGATGCCGGCATATGCGGCTGTGGGATTTCGGACGTACTCCTCCGCGATTTCCAATTACATCCCTCATATTTCCCGAATGTTCTTTACGGCGCTTGAAAATCAGGACCGCGAGCAACTCCATGCGCTCTACCAGGTCGCGTTGATGCCCATCAACCAGATTCGGAAACTGCGAAAAGGGTATGCTGTGTCGCTTATCAAGGCTGGCATGGAAATCATGGGATTGCCAACGGGTTCGATGGTTCGCCCGCCGCTGGTCCCTGTCGAACCTGCCCATTATCACATGCTGGAGCGGGTCCTGGAATCGGTGTTACAGGCGTTTCCAGTCCCTTGA
- a CDS encoding nickel pincer cofactor-dependent isomerase, group 22 — protein MNVIEELLRPIPIPKMAPVRQHFAVTRVVDAGAEVQNAVLKEGLLERIQPGSNIAIGVGSRGIANLPELVKATVDLVKARGANPFLVPAMGSHGGATAEGQRAMLNHLGVREDTVGAPIHATMEVVQMGMSAHGLPLFVDRNAAAADGIIVINRIKPHTSFRGPVESGLLKMLVIGLGKQRGADAAHARGFASMADHILDLSQAVLDRLPVLFGVAVIENAYDETAKVAAVASERMHELEPQLLNEARLRMPRISLNDLHVLVVDEIGKNISGVGMDPNVTGRYPNDLVKGDLRVNRIVVLSLTETTDGNAAGLGLADVTTARAESQIDRVKGYMNALTSTSMSSPKLPIVMPTDKQAIQAAVKTCLEPNFGAVRMIRIVNTLKLDEIWVSESLLSEAQAHPDMEVLGPAEAMAFDATGRLIR, from the coding sequence ATGAACGTCATTGAAGAACTCTTGCGTCCCATTCCGATTCCCAAGATGGCACCCGTTCGGCAGCACTTCGCCGTGACACGGGTGGTCGATGCAGGGGCCGAGGTGCAAAACGCGGTGCTGAAAGAGGGCTTGTTGGAGCGAATCCAGCCGGGCAGCAACATCGCGATTGGCGTTGGTTCACGAGGCATCGCCAACTTGCCGGAATTGGTCAAAGCGACAGTCGACCTTGTGAAAGCGCGGGGTGCGAACCCGTTTCTGGTCCCCGCGATGGGCAGTCATGGCGGGGCAACGGCGGAAGGTCAGAGAGCGATGCTGAACCATCTGGGTGTAAGAGAGGACACGGTGGGCGCGCCCATCCATGCAACGATGGAAGTGGTACAGATGGGCATGTCCGCCCATGGCTTGCCGTTGTTTGTGGACCGCAATGCGGCGGCTGCGGACGGTATCATCGTCATCAATCGGATCAAGCCGCATACATCGTTTCGTGGCCCGGTTGAATCCGGACTTCTCAAGATGTTGGTGATTGGGCTCGGCAAACAACGGGGCGCGGATGCCGCACATGCGCGCGGCTTTGCATCCATGGCCGATCACATCCTCGACCTGTCCCAGGCGGTGCTGGACCGCCTGCCGGTGTTGTTTGGCGTCGCCGTGATCGAAAACGCGTATGACGAAACGGCAAAAGTGGCCGCTGTTGCATCCGAGCGAATGCATGAATTGGAGCCGCAGCTGCTGAATGAAGCCCGATTACGGATGCCGCGCATTTCCCTGAACGACCTGCATGTGCTGGTCGTTGACGAAATTGGCAAGAACATCAGTGGTGTCGGGATGGACCCGAATGTGACCGGGCGCTATCCCAATGACCTGGTAAAGGGCGATTTGCGGGTCAATCGCATTGTGGTTCTTTCCCTCACGGAAACCACCGACGGGAACGCGGCCGGGCTGGGATTGGCGGACGTGACAACCGCTCGAGCCGAATCGCAAATTGATCGGGTTAAAGGGTACATGAATGCGCTGACGTCAACGTCGATGAGCAGTCCGAAATTGCCGATTGTGATGCCGACAGACAAACAGGCCATCCAGGCAGCCGTCAAGACCTGTCTGGAACCGAACTTTGGCGCTGTGCGCATGATTCGGATCGTCAATACATTGAAGCTCGACGAAATCTGGGTCTCCGAATCCCTGCTGAGCGAAGCACAAGCGCATCCAGACATGGAGGTGCTGGGTCCCGCCGAAGCGATGGCGTTCGATGCGACTGGCCGGCTCATTCGGTAG